One region of Labrus mixtus chromosome 1, fLabMix1.1, whole genome shotgun sequence genomic DNA includes:
- the slc35c1 gene encoding GDP-fucose transporter 1 isoform X1, producing the protein MNRTQLKRSSILRMALAGTETMDQGEHGETFVLRAVKIAAVVALYWFVSITMVFLNNYLLDNKELDAPLFITFYQCLVTVGLCWVMQLLAKLCPTVIDFPSVKFDLKTSREVLPLSIVFISMITFNNLCLKYVGVAFYTVGRSLSTVFNVLLSYVILKQTTSLHALLCCGIILGGFWLGVDQEGVAGSLSWTGVFFGVLASAFVSLNAIYTKKVMPAVDGNIWKLSYYNNINACVLFLPLILLFGELGNLGSFSDLSDLVFWGMMTLGGVFGFAIGYVTGLQIKFTSPLTHNVSGTAKACAQTVIAVVYNSSSKSVLWWTSNLMVLGGSSAYTWVKSLEMKKTPVRDSPQDSAKEKLLP; encoded by the exons ATGAACAGGACTCAGCTCAAGCGGTCCAGCATCTTGAGGATGGCGCTGGCCGGCACAGAAACGATGGACCAGGGAGAACACGGAGAGACATTCGTGTTGCGAGCTGTTAAAATAGCAGCTGTGGTCGCACTGTACTGGTTCGTCTCGATAACGATGGTGTTTCTTAACAATTACCTGCTGGACAACAAAGAATTGGACGCGCCGTTGTTCATCACTTTCTACCAGTGTTTGGTGACGGTGGGACTCTGCTGGGTCATGCAGCTGCTGGCCAAACTGTGCCCGACGGTCATCGACTTCCCGTCGGTCAAATTCGACTTGAAGACGTCCCGGGAGGTCCTCCCTCTGTCCATCGTGTTCATCTCCATGATCACCTTCAACAACCTGTGCCTCAAATACGTCGGAGTGGCCTTTTACACGGTCGGTCGTTCACTGAGCACGGTTTTTAATGTGCTGTTATCCTACGTTATCCTGAAACAGACCACGTCACTCCACGCTCTGCTGTGCTGTGGGATCATACTGG GTGGATTCTGGCTCGGTGTCGATCAGGAGGGCGTGGCAGGCTCCCTCTCCTGGACCGGCGTCTTCTTCGGGGTGCTGGCCAGCGCTTTCGTCTCGCTGAACGCCATCTACACTAAGAAGGTGATGCCGGCGGTGGACGGGAACATCTGGAAGCTGTCTTACTACAACAACATCAACGCGTGCGTCCTCTTCCTCCCGCTCATCCTCCTGTTCGGAGAGTTGGGCAACCTCGGCAGCTTCAGCGACCTCTCCGACCTCGTCTTCTGGGGCATGATGACGCTCGGTGGGGTGTTCGGCTTCGCCATCGGCTACGTCACCGGCCTGCAGATCAAGTTCACCAGTCCGCTCACGCACAACGTCTCAGGGACTGCAAAGGCCTGTGCGCAGACGGTCATCGCCGTGGTGTACAACTCCTCCAGTAAAAGCGTGCTGTGGTGGACCAGTAACCTGATGGTTCTCGGGGGGTCGTCGGCCTACACCTGGGTGAAAAGTTTAGAAATGAAGAAGACTCCCGTCAGAGACTCCCCTCAGGACTCGGCCAAGGAAAAACTGCTTCCATAG
- the slc35c1 gene encoding GDP-fucose transporter 1 isoform X2 has protein sequence MALAGTETMDQGEHGETFVLRAVKIAAVVALYWFVSITMVFLNNYLLDNKELDAPLFITFYQCLVTVGLCWVMQLLAKLCPTVIDFPSVKFDLKTSREVLPLSIVFISMITFNNLCLKYVGVAFYTVGRSLSTVFNVLLSYVILKQTTSLHALLCCGIILGGFWLGVDQEGVAGSLSWTGVFFGVLASAFVSLNAIYTKKVMPAVDGNIWKLSYYNNINACVLFLPLILLFGELGNLGSFSDLSDLVFWGMMTLGGVFGFAIGYVTGLQIKFTSPLTHNVSGTAKACAQTVIAVVYNSSSKSVLWWTSNLMVLGGSSAYTWVKSLEMKKTPVRDSPQDSAKEKLLP, from the exons ATGGCGCTGGCCGGCACAGAAACGATGGACCAGGGAGAACACGGAGAGACATTCGTGTTGCGAGCTGTTAAAATAGCAGCTGTGGTCGCACTGTACTGGTTCGTCTCGATAACGATGGTGTTTCTTAACAATTACCTGCTGGACAACAAAGAATTGGACGCGCCGTTGTTCATCACTTTCTACCAGTGTTTGGTGACGGTGGGACTCTGCTGGGTCATGCAGCTGCTGGCCAAACTGTGCCCGACGGTCATCGACTTCCCGTCGGTCAAATTCGACTTGAAGACGTCCCGGGAGGTCCTCCCTCTGTCCATCGTGTTCATCTCCATGATCACCTTCAACAACCTGTGCCTCAAATACGTCGGAGTGGCCTTTTACACGGTCGGTCGTTCACTGAGCACGGTTTTTAATGTGCTGTTATCCTACGTTATCCTGAAACAGACCACGTCACTCCACGCTCTGCTGTGCTGTGGGATCATACTGG GTGGATTCTGGCTCGGTGTCGATCAGGAGGGCGTGGCAGGCTCCCTCTCCTGGACCGGCGTCTTCTTCGGGGTGCTGGCCAGCGCTTTCGTCTCGCTGAACGCCATCTACACTAAGAAGGTGATGCCGGCGGTGGACGGGAACATCTGGAAGCTGTCTTACTACAACAACATCAACGCGTGCGTCCTCTTCCTCCCGCTCATCCTCCTGTTCGGAGAGTTGGGCAACCTCGGCAGCTTCAGCGACCTCTCCGACCTCGTCTTCTGGGGCATGATGACGCTCGGTGGGGTGTTCGGCTTCGCCATCGGCTACGTCACCGGCCTGCAGATCAAGTTCACCAGTCCGCTCACGCACAACGTCTCAGGGACTGCAAAGGCCTGTGCGCAGACGGTCATCGCCGTGGTGTACAACTCCTCCAGTAAAAGCGTGCTGTGGTGGACCAGTAACCTGATGGTTCTCGGGGGGTCGTCGGCCTACACCTGGGTGAAAAGTTTAGAAATGAAGAAGACTCCCGTCAGAGACTCCCCTCAGGACTCGGCCAAGGAAAAACTGCTTCCATAG